GGATTTATTGAAAAAGGCGAAGCGGACAAGCGCGGCGGCAAAAACTCTATGAATTTCCGCGATTGGATCTATTTTAATTTCGGCAAAGGTATCGCCAAGTATTTTATGGTCCCCTATAACACCAAATTCTGGGGTTTGCCGCCGCAGCGGATCACCTGCGAGTGGCTGAATGATTTTATCCCGGTGCCTTCGCTGGATCAGGTGATCGAAGGGGCTATCGGACAGAGCCGTGAAGAGTTCGGTTACAACCGGCAGTTCTGGTATCCTAAAAAAGGCGGGATCAGTTCGCTGGCGCGGGCTTTAGCCGGACAGTTGAGCAATCTCCATCTTAACAGCAAAGTCGTCGCCATAGACCCGGGAAAAAGAGAGGTCGGGCTCGCTTCCGGGCGCCGGGTAGGCTATGACCGGCTTATCTCCTCCATACCTTTGCCGGAGATGCCCGGGTTGATCAGGAAAATGCCTGCCGCGGCGCGGCGGCCGTTTGCCGGGCTGCGATGGAATTCTATTTTTAACCTGAACCTGGGAATAGAAGGGATGGATTGGGGCAGGAAGCACTGGGCCTATTTTCCGCAGCCGGATATAAGTTTCTTCCGCGTAGGATTCTTCCATAATTTTTCGCCGGCGCTCGCTCCGGCTGGCAAGGGTTCGCTGTATGTGGAACTGGCGCATCATCCGGATAGTCCCCCGGACACAAAACGGGCCATAACCCGGCTTATTAAGGACCTGAAAAATACCGGTCTGCTCAATAGCCGCGCCAACGTGGTTTGCCGGGACGTGAACAGGATCAAATACGCTTATCCGGTTTACGACCGGTATTACGCCGCTGCGCGCAAGGGGGCTGTGGATTTTTTGTCCTCTAACAGGGTCATTCCCGTCGGACGTTACGGGGCGTGGCGTTATCTTTCAATGGAAGGCGCCCTTCTTGAAGGCAAGAGGGTCGCGGATCTGGTGACCAACCATGGCTGATCAAAGGCTTAAGAAGATATATACCTGCCGCCGGATTTTATGGGACCTGGCGCTTAAGCAGCTTAAGAGCCGGTATTCCGGGGCGCGGCTGGGCCTGTGGTGGGCTTTTATCACCCCGCTGATCCTGGCGCTGTGCATTAATTTCGTTTTTATCTCCGTTTTTAAGATCAAGATGGAGAATTACACCGTTTTTGTCCTGGCCGGGATCCTGGCCTGGTTTTTCAGCGTCAATACCTTATCCGAATCCGCGGAATCCTTCCTGGTAAACGCCCAGGTATTGAAACAAAATCTTTTCCCCCGGGAGTTCATTCCGGTCTCCTTAGTCCTGACTAATCTGCTTAATTTTATCATCGGTCTGGCCTTGTTGCTGCCGGTATTCATCCTGCTCAAGCCTTCTGTTGCCGGGGTATTGGCCCTGTTGATCCCGGGGATCATCCTGCACGCGTTATTCCTGGCGGGGATGGCCTTGATCCTGGCGACGGTCAACGTTTTCTTCAGGGACCTTTCTCATTTTCTGGGCATAGCCTTCATGGCCTGGTTCTGGGTCACCCCGGTTTTTTATTCGGGCCGGATGCTTCCGGAAGAGCTGAAGTGGATATCCGCCCTTAATCCGATGGCGTATTATATCGCCTGGTATCAGAATATACTTTTTGAGGCCGCGGTCCCGGGCACCTTGACTATTGCCGTTTCCTGCGGCATATCGCTGTTTGTTTTTTTTGCGGGATATCGGTTTTTTCTGAAGAACGAGCATAACCTGCTGAAAAAGATATGAACGTGATCGAGTTAAAGAATGTGTCTGAGAAATACCGGATAAAATTCATCCGGGACAGCCGCGTTTCCTGGGAAGAGGTCTGGGCTTTACAGGACCTGAACCTGGAAGTCGCCAAGGGCGAGGTCATTGGCGTTATCGGCCCTAACGGCGCGGGCAAAACCACGCTGTTGAAGCTGATATCGGGTATGCTTATGGCGGATAAAGGGACGGTCAGCGTCCAGGGCCGGGTGGCGGTGTTGATGGAATTAGGGGCGGGATTCAACCCTGAATTCACCGGCAGGGAGAATATCAAACTGAACGCCCGGATATACGGGTTGAATGAAGATAAGCTGGAAGAGCAAATGGCGAATATTATTTCTTTCGCCGGGCTGGAGAATTTTATCGACGCCCCGATAAAGAGTTATTCCCAGGGGATGTTCATGCGCCTGGCGTTCGCCCTGGCTATATACGTTGACCCGGATATCCTGCTTATAGACGACATCCTGGCGGTCGGCGATCAGGAGGCGCAGGAAAAATGCGTTAAAAAGGTATTTGAGTTCAAGAAGGCAGGAAAGAATATCATTGTGGTCAGCCATGACCTGAATATCATCGCGAAACTATGCGATAAGGTGATACTGCTGGAAAAAGGGAAGATCGTTGACAGCGGCATGCCGGAAGAGGTGATCAACCGGTACCTTGAGACCGTGGGTAATCACGCGGGCATCGCTACTTTGTCCGGGGATAAAATAAGGCTGGTATTCAATAACGGGAAGATCATTTTGAGCCGCGGGGGATCGCCGGTGACAGCCGGTATGGGCGGATACGTGATGTATTTAGCCGCGGGGCAGAATTACTGGATCCCGTCTTTTAACCTTACCTGGCGGATCGCTGATAGTTCCCCGGAAGGCATAATTGCCGAGGGCAGGAACTCGGACGGCGCGGTCGCGCAGATATGGAATATCGGATTTCAAGACAACCGGATAACCCTGAATGTGGAGTTGAAGGATAAGACCGCAAAGGATTTTCGTTTTGACCTGGGAATGAATGCCCAGTATACAAAGTGGCTGGGCCGCGACGCCTTCAGGCCTTTTCCCGGATTTACCCATAAATTCAATTATCAGAACCTTGATTTCGGCTCCGGGAGGGTGATGTCCGTGGGATTGTCTTCGGATGACGGGCAGATGCCTCCGGTGGTACTGCAGTCCGGCGATAAGGATACCAGCATAAAATTATTTAATTCCGGATACGACCAGGAGGCCAGGATCGTGCAGATGTGCTCGGCTAACAACGAACTGCTGGCTTTGAGCCTGGAATTCCTGACCGCGGATGAGTTTCAGGAGCGGATAAAAGAACAGGCCGAAAGGCGGGCTTTGGAGGAAGAGCAGGAAAGACAGCGGATCATATTTGAGAAAGAGCAGGCCCGGCAGAGGCGTATCGAGGAGTCCCAGCAGAAGATCCAGCGCGATATCATCCGCCGCGAAGAAGAACGGAACCGGCGTATCGCCGACTGCACATTGGTTTCCGGTGACCTGTGTTTTTTCGCCGACCTGGAATCGAGATTGCTGCGGATAAGCTATA
This genomic interval from Candidatus Omnitrophota bacterium contains the following:
- a CDS encoding ATP-binding cassette domain-containing protein; amino-acid sequence: MNVIELKNVSEKYRIKFIRDSRVSWEEVWALQDLNLEVAKGEVIGVIGPNGAGKTTLLKLISGMLMADKGTVSVQGRVAVLMELGAGFNPEFTGRENIKLNARIYGLNEDKLEEQMANIISFAGLENFIDAPIKSYSQGMFMRLAFALAIYVDPDILLIDDILAVGDQEAQEKCVKKVFEFKKAGKNIIVVSHDLNIIAKLCDKVILLEKGKIVDSGMPEEVINRYLETVGNHAGIATLSGDKIRLVFNNGKIILSRGGSPVTAGMGGYVMYLAAGQNYWIPSFNLTWRIADSSPEGIIAEGRNSDGAVAQIWNIGFQDNRITLNVELKDKTAKDFRFDLGMNAQYTKWLGRDAFRPFPGFTHKFNYQNLDFGSGRVMSVGLSSDDGQMPPVVLQSGDKDTSIKLFNSGYDQEARIVQMCSANNELLALSLEFLTADEFQERIKEQAERRALEEEQERQRIIFEKEQARQRRIEESQQKIQRDIIRREEERNRRIADCTLVSGDLCFFADLESRLLRISYKDKELTGIYGLYTVFTSPGTVSNLNKVDWRFERVSPACLRLSADFEHLSLSLEFNCAERNCLDIKIDMEITKDIELLSRNVVMEIVRKYDGWVTAYESGDWLGQRYVNGILPVRLKDSMVSAVMIRPGKTDEDTPAVRFESFSADNTVLGIYKRMRSESETICLNYAPIILGRKHRFSPGRYEYFKGRISLGKESGFTEHRAENKVIKLDNSGLKFVFERGKSSIFYENRELTRGLGFFTSVRYNGIWYDSYQAIWRLDAGAKDKITISGDWPYVPLSQIWEVELLDARRIALRIKARIYEEADIEMIQCNLMLAGFYKIWSVSAGAVKGDFPDEYTADYDILPFRFWYGKSRDIRAIGAGQPSVSFVNSSQDDKFTGIVENTDSFQQGRLLQYQRTAGAGLTSDGDFFNGEIIIGSNG
- a CDS encoding FAD-dependent oxidoreductase, giving the protein MADKRIIILGAGLSGLSAAWHLQKKGIDCSVFEAQGQPGGLCRSKEVDGFVFDYCGHLLHFKHEYTFRLVKSLLGDNLHLHKRDSRIYFNSRFTPYPFQANLYGLPPAIVKECLAGFIEKGEADKRGGKNSMNFRDWIYFNFGKGIAKYFMVPYNTKFWGLPPQRITCEWLNDFIPVPSLDQVIEGAIGQSREEFGYNRQFWYPKKGGISSLARALAGQLSNLHLNSKVVAIDPGKREVGLASGRRVGYDRLISSIPLPEMPGLIRKMPAAARRPFAGLRWNSIFNLNLGIEGMDWGRKHWAYFPQPDISFFRVGFFHNFSPALAPAGKGSLYVELAHHPDSPPDTKRAITRLIKDLKNTGLLNSRANVVCRDVNRIKYAYPVYDRYYAAARKGAVDFLSSNRVIPVGRYGAWRYLSMEGALLEGKRVADLVTNHG
- a CDS encoding ABC transporter permease, whose protein sequence is MADQRLKKIYTCRRILWDLALKQLKSRYSGARLGLWWAFITPLILALCINFVFISVFKIKMENYTVFVLAGILAWFFSVNTLSESAESFLVNAQVLKQNLFPREFIPVSLVLTNLLNFIIGLALLLPVFILLKPSVAGVLALLIPGIILHALFLAGMALILATVNVFFRDLSHFLGIAFMAWFWVTPVFYSGRMLPEELKWISALNPMAYYIAWYQNILFEAAVPGTLTIAVSCGISLFVFFAGYRFFLKNEHNLLKKI